One region of Eupeodes corollae chromosome 1, idEupCoro1.1, whole genome shotgun sequence genomic DNA includes:
- the LOC129941632 gene encoding E3 ubiquitin-protein ligase mind-bomb isoform X1: MACAVSAATKETSTATTNGSGSNVVGGGSSVGASSSTSTNSNSGNGGGQGGGGNSAGSSNGGATAAGAGGGSSAAAAAIVGAPAGGAANAVNRQTRFAMEGVGARVIRGPDWKWGKQDGGEGHVGTVRNFESSEEVVVVWDNGTAANYRCAGAYDLRILDSAPTGIKHDGTMCDTCRQQPIFGIRWKCAECNNYDLCSICYHGDKHHLRHRFYRIATPGGDRIMLEPRRKCKKVAMRGIFPGARVVRGVDWQWEDQDGGVGRRGKVNEIQDWSSASPRSAAYVVWDNGAKNLYRVGFEGMADLKVVNDAKGTTVYRDHLPLLGENGPGKGPHGFQIGDKVTVDLELEIVQSLQHGHGGWTDGMFECLNNAGLVVGIDEDHDIVVAYNSGNRWTFNPAVLTKVSSPTTSVPEFAVGDIVKICSDVENIKLLQRGHGEWADAMQLTLGKVGRVQQVYHDNDLKVEVGNTSWTYNPLAVTKVASSTADGNCVPVTSNGERLSAILKKLFEPNVSGDATEEFVKAAANGYAARCEEYLTGASPATSASALADVNGVFAGHTALQAASQNGHIEVIQVLLRHSVDVEIEDKDGDRAVHHAAFGDEPAVIEILSKAGADLNARNKRRQTALHIAVNKGHLNVVKTLLSLGCHPSLQDSEGDTPLHDAISKEHDEMLSLLLDFGADITLTNNNGFNALHHAALKGNPSAMKILLTKTSRPWIVEEKKDDGYTALHLAALNNHVEIAELLVHMGKANMDRQNVNLQTALHLAVERQHVQIVKLLVQEGANLNIPDKDGDTPLHEALRHHTLSQLKQLQDVEGFGKLLMGLRNANDKKASASIACFLAANGADLTMKNRKLQTPLDLCPDPNLCKTLLKCYNERKTDDAELPGNVAGTSSNARARAVQAPVVAGAPVVGAGVACSVPPMMNFSHASGLHGMNSDMALTINENPVPEMVRSNAFDECMVCSDLKRDTVFKPCGHVCCCDTCAPRVKKCLVCREAVSSREKVDECLVCSDRRASVFFKPCGHMVACEHCSSLMKKCVLCRTSIDEMIPFSLCCGGGGSGSGSGKMEKMNKEDYSIKTSYKGDVLLHQVIVPPEENKPKENNPVIVGVNKSGHEIAMNNTVQAVSTPIANNQISNNVSSPNINNFQMDDVQKLKQQLQDIKEQTMCPVCFDRIKNMVFLCGHGTCQMCGDQIDGCPICRKTVEKRILLF, from the exons gATGGAGGTGAAGGTCACGTTGGAACTGTTCGTAATTTCGAATCATCCGaagaagttgttgttgtttgggaTAATGGGACAGCTGCAAACTATCGCTGCGCTGGCGCATACGATCTTCGCATCTTGGACAGTGCTCCGACGGGTATCAAACACGATGGCACAATGTGTGATACCTGCCGCCAGCAGCCAATATTTGGAATTCGCTGGAAATGTGCCGAATGCAATAACTACGATCTATGTTCGATTTGCTATCACGGCGACAAACATCACTTGAGACATCGTTTCTATAGAATTGCCACACCCGGAGGCGATCGAATTATGCTGGAGCCGAGAAGGAAGTGCAAAAAAGTAGCCATGCGAGGGATATTCCCTGGGGCAAGGGTGGTTCGCGGTGTGGATTGGCAATGGGAGGATCAGGATGGTGGGGTTGGACGTCGTGGAAAAGTGAATGAAATTCAAGATTGGTCATCGGCGTCACCACGATCGGCAGCTTACGTTGTATGGGACAATGGGGCTAAGAATCTTTATAGGGTTGGTTTTGAGGGTATGGCTGATTTGAAGGTTGTCAATGATGCCAAGGGCACGACTGTCTACCGCGACCATTTGCCTTTGTTGGGAGAAAATGGTCCTGGAAAAGGGCCGCACGGTTTTCAAATTGGTGACAAAGTCACTGTCGATTTGGAACTGGAAATTGTGCAATCGCTGCAACATGGTCACGGTGGTTGGACCGATGGAATGTTTGAGTGTCTGAATAATGCCGGATTGGTGGTTGGAATTGATGAGGATCATGATATTGTCGTGGCCTACAATAGTGGCAATCGATGGACTTTCAATCCGGCGGTTTTGACAAAGGTTTCCTCTCCAACTACGAGCGTTCCCGAGTTCGCCGTTGGGgatattgttaaaatttgttcggACGTAGAGAATATCAAATTATTGCAAAGGGGACATGGAGAGTGGGCTGATGCAATGCAATTG ACTCTTGGAAAAGTTGGACGGGTACAACAGGTCTATCATGATAACGATCTGAAAGTAGAAGTTGGAAATACATCTTGGACTTACAATCCTCTGGCTGTGACCAAAGTT GCCTCATCAACAGCTGATGGAAACTGTGTTCCAGTCACTTCCAATGGAGAGCGTCTATCTGCAATTTTGAAGAAACTCTTTGAACCAAATGTCTCAGGTGATGCTACCGAAGAGTTTGTGAAAGCCGCTGCCAATGGTTATGCG GCACGATGTGAAGAATACCTGACAGGAGCATCGCCAGCAACTTCCGCCAGTGCATTGGCCgatgtcaatggggtttttgCCGGACATACAGCTCTACAGGCAGCTAGCCAAAATGGTCACATTGAGGTGATTCAAGTTCTGCTTCGCCACAGCGTTGATGTGGAGATCGAAGACAAGGATGGCGATCGCGCAGTTCATCATGCGGCATTTGGCGATGAGCCTGCCGTCATAGAGATCCTTTCTAAGGCCGGAGCAGATTTAAATGCTAGAAACAAAAGACGTCAGACAGCACTTCATATTGCCGTCAACAAGGGTCACTTGAATGTGGTCAAGACTTTGCTTTCGCTTGGCTGCCATCCAAGTTTGCAAGATTCTGAGGGTGACACACCTCTGCACGATGCAATATCCAAGGAACACGATGAAATGCTCTCCCTATTGCTTGACTTTGGAGCCGACATCACTCTCACCAACAACAACGGATTCAATGCACTCCATCATGCTGCACTCAAGGGCAATCCTAGTGCCATGAAGATCCTTCTAACTAAGACCAGTCGGCCATGGATTGTGGAGGAGAAGAAGGACGATGGGTACACTGCTCTCCATCTGGCCGCACTTAATAATCATGTGGAGATAGCTGAGCTACTCGTGCACATGGGCAAGGCCAATATGGACCGACAGAATGTAAACCTTCAAACTGCTCTGCATTTAGCCGTGGAGCGGCAACACGTCCAAATTGTAAAGCTCCTCGTCCAAGAGGGTGCAAATCTGAACATTCCTGATAAAGATGGTGACACCCCGCTTCACGAAGCATTGCGTCACCACACTTTGTCTCAGTTGAAACAACTCCAAGACGTGGAAGGTTTCGGCAAGCTTTTGATGGGTTTGCGCAATGCCAACGATAAGAAAGCCTCAGCATCGATTGCCTGTTTCCTTGCGGCCAACGGGGCAGATCTTACAATGAAGAATAGGAAACTTCAAACGCCTTTAGATCTCTGTCCAGATCCAAATCTCTGCAAGACTCTGCTGAAGTGTTACAATGAAAGAAAGACCGATGACGCTGAACTGCCGGGTAATGTCGCCGGGACGAGCAGCAATGCCAGAGCCAGGGCTGTCCAAGCACCAGTGGTCGCCGGAGCACCTGTTGTCGGAGCTGGTGTGGCTTGCAGTGTTCCACCAATGATGAATTTCTCCCATGCCAGTGGACTGCATGGAATGAACTCTGACATGGCTCTGACTATTAACGAAAACCCTGTTCCGGAGATGGTGAGGTCTAATGCTTTTGACGAATGCATGGTGTGTTCGGATTTAAAGAGAGATACTGTATTTAAG CCTTGTGGACACGTTTGTTGCTGCGATACTTGTGCTCCGCGTGTTAAAAAATGTCTCGTTTGTCGCGAGGCTGTGTCTTCCCGTGAGAAAGTCGACGAGTGCCTGGTGTGCTCGGATCGTCGTGCTTCCGTATTCTTTAAGCCATGCGGTCATATGGTCGCGTGTGAACACTGCTCCAGTCTAATGAAGAAATGTGTCCTCTGTCGCACCTCAATTGACGAAATGATTCCATTCTCACTTTGCTGTGGCGGCGGCGGTAGCGGCAGCGGCAGTGGTAAAATGGAGAAGATGAATAAAGAGGATTATTCCATCAAAACCTCTTACAAGGGTGATGTTCTCCTGCACCAAGTGATAGTGCCTCCAGAGGAGAACAAGCCAAAGGAAAATAATCCCGTGATTGTGGGAGTTAATAAGTCTGGTCATGAAATTGCCATGAACAACACGGTCCAAGCAGTGAGCACCCCAATTGCCAACAACCAGATTAGCAATAATGTCAGCTCGCCAAACATCAACAATTTCCAAATGGATGACGTACAAAAGCTTAAACAACAATTACAGGATATCAAAGAGCAG ACAATGTGTCCAGTTTGCTTCGACCGAATCAAGAACATGGTGTTCCTGTGCGGCCATGGAACGTGTCAGATGTGTGGTGACCAGATCGATGGATGCCCCATCTGCCGAAAGACTGTTGAGAAGCGTATTTtgctattctaa
- the LOC129941632 gene encoding E3 ubiquitin-protein ligase mind-bomb isoform X2: MINYCYRVMLDGGEGHVGTVRNFESSEEVVVVWDNGTAANYRCAGAYDLRILDSAPTGIKHDGTMCDTCRQQPIFGIRWKCAECNNYDLCSICYHGDKHHLRHRFYRIATPGGDRIMLEPRRKCKKVAMRGIFPGARVVRGVDWQWEDQDGGVGRRGKVNEIQDWSSASPRSAAYVVWDNGAKNLYRVGFEGMADLKVVNDAKGTTVYRDHLPLLGENGPGKGPHGFQIGDKVTVDLELEIVQSLQHGHGGWTDGMFECLNNAGLVVGIDEDHDIVVAYNSGNRWTFNPAVLTKVSSPTTSVPEFAVGDIVKICSDVENIKLLQRGHGEWADAMQLTLGKVGRVQQVYHDNDLKVEVGNTSWTYNPLAVTKVASSTADGNCVPVTSNGERLSAILKKLFEPNVSGDATEEFVKAAANGYAARCEEYLTGASPATSASALADVNGVFAGHTALQAASQNGHIEVIQVLLRHSVDVEIEDKDGDRAVHHAAFGDEPAVIEILSKAGADLNARNKRRQTALHIAVNKGHLNVVKTLLSLGCHPSLQDSEGDTPLHDAISKEHDEMLSLLLDFGADITLTNNNGFNALHHAALKGNPSAMKILLTKTSRPWIVEEKKDDGYTALHLAALNNHVEIAELLVHMGKANMDRQNVNLQTALHLAVERQHVQIVKLLVQEGANLNIPDKDGDTPLHEALRHHTLSQLKQLQDVEGFGKLLMGLRNANDKKASASIACFLAANGADLTMKNRKLQTPLDLCPDPNLCKTLLKCYNERKTDDAELPGNVAGTSSNARARAVQAPVVAGAPVVGAGVACSVPPMMNFSHASGLHGMNSDMALTINENPVPEMVRSNAFDECMVCSDLKRDTVFKPCGHVCCCDTCAPRVKKCLVCREAVSSREKVDECLVCSDRRASVFFKPCGHMVACEHCSSLMKKCVLCRTSIDEMIPFSLCCGGGGSGSGSGKMEKMNKEDYSIKTSYKGDVLLHQVIVPPEENKPKENNPVIVGVNKSGHEIAMNNTVQAVSTPIANNQISNNVSSPNINNFQMDDVQKLKQQLQDIKEQTMCPVCFDRIKNMVFLCGHGTCQMCGDQIDGCPICRKTVEKRILLF; the protein is encoded by the exons gATGGAGGTGAAGGTCACGTTGGAACTGTTCGTAATTTCGAATCATCCGaagaagttgttgttgtttgggaTAATGGGACAGCTGCAAACTATCGCTGCGCTGGCGCATACGATCTTCGCATCTTGGACAGTGCTCCGACGGGTATCAAACACGATGGCACAATGTGTGATACCTGCCGCCAGCAGCCAATATTTGGAATTCGCTGGAAATGTGCCGAATGCAATAACTACGATCTATGTTCGATTTGCTATCACGGCGACAAACATCACTTGAGACATCGTTTCTATAGAATTGCCACACCCGGAGGCGATCGAATTATGCTGGAGCCGAGAAGGAAGTGCAAAAAAGTAGCCATGCGAGGGATATTCCCTGGGGCAAGGGTGGTTCGCGGTGTGGATTGGCAATGGGAGGATCAGGATGGTGGGGTTGGACGTCGTGGAAAAGTGAATGAAATTCAAGATTGGTCATCGGCGTCACCACGATCGGCAGCTTACGTTGTATGGGACAATGGGGCTAAGAATCTTTATAGGGTTGGTTTTGAGGGTATGGCTGATTTGAAGGTTGTCAATGATGCCAAGGGCACGACTGTCTACCGCGACCATTTGCCTTTGTTGGGAGAAAATGGTCCTGGAAAAGGGCCGCACGGTTTTCAAATTGGTGACAAAGTCACTGTCGATTTGGAACTGGAAATTGTGCAATCGCTGCAACATGGTCACGGTGGTTGGACCGATGGAATGTTTGAGTGTCTGAATAATGCCGGATTGGTGGTTGGAATTGATGAGGATCATGATATTGTCGTGGCCTACAATAGTGGCAATCGATGGACTTTCAATCCGGCGGTTTTGACAAAGGTTTCCTCTCCAACTACGAGCGTTCCCGAGTTCGCCGTTGGGgatattgttaaaatttgttcggACGTAGAGAATATCAAATTATTGCAAAGGGGACATGGAGAGTGGGCTGATGCAATGCAATTG ACTCTTGGAAAAGTTGGACGGGTACAACAGGTCTATCATGATAACGATCTGAAAGTAGAAGTTGGAAATACATCTTGGACTTACAATCCTCTGGCTGTGACCAAAGTT GCCTCATCAACAGCTGATGGAAACTGTGTTCCAGTCACTTCCAATGGAGAGCGTCTATCTGCAATTTTGAAGAAACTCTTTGAACCAAATGTCTCAGGTGATGCTACCGAAGAGTTTGTGAAAGCCGCTGCCAATGGTTATGCG GCACGATGTGAAGAATACCTGACAGGAGCATCGCCAGCAACTTCCGCCAGTGCATTGGCCgatgtcaatggggtttttgCCGGACATACAGCTCTACAGGCAGCTAGCCAAAATGGTCACATTGAGGTGATTCAAGTTCTGCTTCGCCACAGCGTTGATGTGGAGATCGAAGACAAGGATGGCGATCGCGCAGTTCATCATGCGGCATTTGGCGATGAGCCTGCCGTCATAGAGATCCTTTCTAAGGCCGGAGCAGATTTAAATGCTAGAAACAAAAGACGTCAGACAGCACTTCATATTGCCGTCAACAAGGGTCACTTGAATGTGGTCAAGACTTTGCTTTCGCTTGGCTGCCATCCAAGTTTGCAAGATTCTGAGGGTGACACACCTCTGCACGATGCAATATCCAAGGAACACGATGAAATGCTCTCCCTATTGCTTGACTTTGGAGCCGACATCACTCTCACCAACAACAACGGATTCAATGCACTCCATCATGCTGCACTCAAGGGCAATCCTAGTGCCATGAAGATCCTTCTAACTAAGACCAGTCGGCCATGGATTGTGGAGGAGAAGAAGGACGATGGGTACACTGCTCTCCATCTGGCCGCACTTAATAATCATGTGGAGATAGCTGAGCTACTCGTGCACATGGGCAAGGCCAATATGGACCGACAGAATGTAAACCTTCAAACTGCTCTGCATTTAGCCGTGGAGCGGCAACACGTCCAAATTGTAAAGCTCCTCGTCCAAGAGGGTGCAAATCTGAACATTCCTGATAAAGATGGTGACACCCCGCTTCACGAAGCATTGCGTCACCACACTTTGTCTCAGTTGAAACAACTCCAAGACGTGGAAGGTTTCGGCAAGCTTTTGATGGGTTTGCGCAATGCCAACGATAAGAAAGCCTCAGCATCGATTGCCTGTTTCCTTGCGGCCAACGGGGCAGATCTTACAATGAAGAATAGGAAACTTCAAACGCCTTTAGATCTCTGTCCAGATCCAAATCTCTGCAAGACTCTGCTGAAGTGTTACAATGAAAGAAAGACCGATGACGCTGAACTGCCGGGTAATGTCGCCGGGACGAGCAGCAATGCCAGAGCCAGGGCTGTCCAAGCACCAGTGGTCGCCGGAGCACCTGTTGTCGGAGCTGGTGTGGCTTGCAGTGTTCCACCAATGATGAATTTCTCCCATGCCAGTGGACTGCATGGAATGAACTCTGACATGGCTCTGACTATTAACGAAAACCCTGTTCCGGAGATGGTGAGGTCTAATGCTTTTGACGAATGCATGGTGTGTTCGGATTTAAAGAGAGATACTGTATTTAAG CCTTGTGGACACGTTTGTTGCTGCGATACTTGTGCTCCGCGTGTTAAAAAATGTCTCGTTTGTCGCGAGGCTGTGTCTTCCCGTGAGAAAGTCGACGAGTGCCTGGTGTGCTCGGATCGTCGTGCTTCCGTATTCTTTAAGCCATGCGGTCATATGGTCGCGTGTGAACACTGCTCCAGTCTAATGAAGAAATGTGTCCTCTGTCGCACCTCAATTGACGAAATGATTCCATTCTCACTTTGCTGTGGCGGCGGCGGTAGCGGCAGCGGCAGTGGTAAAATGGAGAAGATGAATAAAGAGGATTATTCCATCAAAACCTCTTACAAGGGTGATGTTCTCCTGCACCAAGTGATAGTGCCTCCAGAGGAGAACAAGCCAAAGGAAAATAATCCCGTGATTGTGGGAGTTAATAAGTCTGGTCATGAAATTGCCATGAACAACACGGTCCAAGCAGTGAGCACCCCAATTGCCAACAACCAGATTAGCAATAATGTCAGCTCGCCAAACATCAACAATTTCCAAATGGATGACGTACAAAAGCTTAAACAACAATTACAGGATATCAAAGAGCAG ACAATGTGTCCAGTTTGCTTCGACCGAATCAAGAACATGGTGTTCCTGTGCGGCCATGGAACGTGTCAGATGTGTGGTGACCAGATCGATGGATGCCCCATCTGCCGAAAGACTGTTGAGAAGCGTATTTtgctattctaa